In one Macaca fascicularis isolate 582-1 chromosome 6, T2T-MFA8v1.1 genomic region, the following are encoded:
- the SQSTM1 gene encoding sequestosome-1 isoform X4: protein MAMSYVKDDIFRIYIKEKKECRRDHRPPCAQEAPRNMVHPNVICDGCNGPVVGTRYKCSVCPDYDLCSVCEGKGLHQGHTKLAFPSPFGHLSEGFSHSRWLRKLKHGHFGWPGWEMGPPGNWSPRPPRAGDARPGPTAESGIEVDIDVEHGGKRSRLTPASPESSSTEEKNSSQPSSCCSDPSKPGGNVEGATQSLAEQMRKIALESEGRPEEQMESDNCSGGDDDWTHLSSKEVDPSTGELQSLQMPESEGPSSLDPSQEGPTGLKEAALYPHLPPEADPRLIESLSQMLSMGFSDEGGWLTRLLQTKNYDIGAALDTIQYSKHSPPL, encoded by the exons ATGGCCATGTCCTACGTGAAGGATGACATCTTCCGAATCTACATTAAAG agaaaaaagagtgcCGGCGGGACCACCGCCCACCGTGTGCTCAGGAGGCGCCCCGCAACATGGTGCACCCCAATGTGATCTGTGATGGCTGCAACGGGCCCGTGGTAGGAACCCGCTACAAGTGCAGCGTCTGTCCAGACTACGACTTGTGTAGCGTCTGTGAGGGAAAGGGCTTGCACCAGGGACACACCAAGCTCGCGTTCCCCAGCCCCTTCGGGCACCTGTCTGAG GGCTTCTCGCACAGCCGCTGGCTCCGGAAGCTGAAACACGGGCACTTCGGGTGGCCAGGATGGGAAATGGGCCCACCAGGAAACTGGAGCCCACGTCCACCTCGTGCAGGGGATGCCCGCCCTGGTCCCACGGCGGAATCAG GCATTGAAGTGGATATTGACGTGGAGCACGGCGGGAAAAGAAGCCGCCTGACCCCTGCCTCTCCAGAGAGTTCCAGCACAGAGGAGAAGAACAGCTCACAGCCAAGCAGCTGCTGCTCTGACCCCAGCAAGCCGGGTGGGAATGTTGAGGGCGCCACGCAGTCTCTGGCAGAGCAGATGAGAAAGATCGCCTTGGAGTCCGAGGGGCGGCCTGAG GAACAGATGGAGTCTGATAACTGCTCAGGAGGAGACGATGACTGGACCCATTTGTCTTCAAAAGAAGTGGACCCGTCCACAGGTGAACTCCAGTCCCTACAGATGCCAGAATCCGAAGGGCCAAGCTCTCTGGACCCCTCCCAGGAGGGACCCACAGGGCTGAAGGAAGCTGCCTTGTACCCGCATCTCCCACCAG AGGCTGACCCGCGGCTGATTGAGTCCCTCTCCCAGATGCTGTCCATGGGCTTCTCTGACGAAGGCGGCTGGCTCACCAGGCTCCTGCAGACCAAGAATTACGACATCGGGGCGGCTCTGGACACCATCCAGTATTCAAAGCACTCCCCGCCATTGTGA
- the SQSTM1 gene encoding sequestosome-1 isoform X3 codes for MAMSYVKDDIFRIYIKEKKECRRDHRPPCAQEAPRNMVHPNVICDGCNGPVVGTRYKCSVCPDYDLCSVCEGKGLHQGHTKLAFPSPFGHLSEGFSHSRWLRKLKHGHFGWPGWEMGPPGNWSPRPPRAGDARPGPTAESAAGPSEDPSVNFLKNVGESVAAALSPLGIEVDIDVEHGGKRSRLTPASPESSSTEEKNSSQPSSCCSDPSKPGGNVEGATQSLAEQMRKIALESEGRPEEQMESDNCSGGDDDWTHLSSKEVDPSTGELQSLQMPESEGPSSLDPSQEGPTGLKEAALYPHLPPEADPRLIESLSQMLSMGFSDEGGWLTRLLQTKNYDIGAALDTIQYSKHSPPL; via the exons ATGGCCATGTCCTACGTGAAGGATGACATCTTCCGAATCTACATTAAAG agaaaaaagagtgcCGGCGGGACCACCGCCCACCGTGTGCTCAGGAGGCGCCCCGCAACATGGTGCACCCCAATGTGATCTGTGATGGCTGCAACGGGCCCGTGGTAGGAACCCGCTACAAGTGCAGCGTCTGTCCAGACTACGACTTGTGTAGCGTCTGTGAGGGAAAGGGCTTGCACCAGGGACACACCAAGCTCGCGTTCCCCAGCCCCTTCGGGCACCTGTCTGAG GGCTTCTCGCACAGCCGCTGGCTCCGGAAGCTGAAACACGGGCACTTCGGGTGGCCAGGATGGGAAATGGGCCCACCAGGAAACTGGAGCCCACGTCCACCTCGTGCAGGGGATGCCCGCCCTGGTCCCACGGCGGAATCAG CTGCTGGTCCATCGGAGGATCCCAGTGTGAATTTCCTGAAGAACGTGGGGGAGAGCGTGGCAGCCGCCCTTAGCCCTCTGG GCATTGAAGTGGATATTGACGTGGAGCACGGCGGGAAAAGAAGCCGCCTGACCCCTGCCTCTCCAGAGAGTTCCAGCACAGAGGAGAAGAACAGCTCACAGCCAAGCAGCTGCTGCTCTGACCCCAGCAAGCCGGGTGGGAATGTTGAGGGCGCCACGCAGTCTCTGGCAGAGCAGATGAGAAAGATCGCCTTGGAGTCCGAGGGGCGGCCTGAG GAACAGATGGAGTCTGATAACTGCTCAGGAGGAGACGATGACTGGACCCATTTGTCTTCAAAAGAAGTGGACCCGTCCACAGGTGAACTCCAGTCCCTACAGATGCCAGAATCCGAAGGGCCAAGCTCTCTGGACCCCTCCCAGGAGGGACCCACAGGGCTGAAGGAAGCTGCCTTGTACCCGCATCTCCCACCAG AGGCTGACCCGCGGCTGATTGAGTCCCTCTCCCAGATGCTGTCCATGGGCTTCTCTGACGAAGGCGGCTGGCTCACCAGGCTCCTGCAGACCAAGAATTACGACATCGGGGCGGCTCTGGACACCATCCAGTATTCAAAGCACTCCCCGCCATTGTGA
- the MRNIP gene encoding MRN complex-interacting protein isoform X3: MGHQQAGNVKQQEKSQPLESRWLKYLERDSQELELEGRGVCFSKQPSSKTEEPGPRLSQDPPRKRKWSQSTVQPPCSLGIQDSGGSEVAWEPQKGQAGLTWKVKQGSSPCLRENAADCGAREPRGPGKELWSPAQQVTATSSKWARFVLSPRNSSHVDREQPTPLQRDPGPAAPAQAKQGTPGTPRAQASREGLSRPTDAVQLPRATHPTTSGPERPCGKTSWDARTPWAEGGPLVQEPQNPQLPRLCDLFTTGEDFDDDL; encoded by the exons atgggCCACCAGCAGGCTGGGAATGTGAAGCAGCAG GAAAAATCGCAGCCCTTGGAGAGTCGCTGGCTGAAGTATCTCGAAAGGGACTCCCAAGAACTGGAGCTGGAAGGAAGAGGAGTGTGTTTCAGCAAACAGCCTTCATCCAAAACGGAGGAGCCAGGCCCCCGCCTCAGCCAAGACCCGCCTAGAAAAAG GAAGTGGAGCCAGAGCACCGTCCAGCCTCCGTGCAGCCTTGGCATCCAGGACTCGGGTGGCTCTGAGGTCGCCTGGGAACCCCAGAAG GGACAGGCTGGCTTGACATGGAAGGTGAAGCAAGGCAGCAGCCCCTGCCTCCGGGAGAACGCTGCCGACTGCGGCGCCAGGGAGCCGAGGGGTCCTGGGAAGGAGCTATGGAGTCCTGCCCAGCAGGTCACCGCCACCTCCTCTAAATGGGCGCGATTTGTCCTGTCACCTAGAAACAGTTCACATGTGGACAGAGAGCAGCCAACGCCTCTTCAGAGGGATCCTGGGCCAGCTGCTCCAGCACAGGCTAAGCAGGGGACCCCCGGGACCCCCAGAGCACAGGCCTCAAGGGAAGGCCTCAGCAGGCCCACTGACGCTGTCCAGCTTCCTCGGGCCACACACCCCACCACATCCGGGCCTGAGAGGCCCTGCGGGAAGACCTCATGGGACGCAAGGACTCCCTGGGCAGAGGGTGGGCCCCTGGTCCAGGAGCCACAGAATCCCCAACTCCCACGACTGTGTGACCTCTTTACAACTGGTGAAGACTTTGATGATGATCTGTGA
- the MRNIP gene encoding MRN complex-interacting protein isoform X5, giving the protein MLPSTLAFAQGQAGLTWKVKQGSSPCLRENAADCGAREPRGPGKELWSPAQQVTATSSKWARFVLSPRNSSHVDREQPTPLQRDPGPAAPAQAKQGTPGTPRAQASREGLSRPTDAVQLPRATHPTTSGPERPCGKTSWDARTPWAEGGPLVQEPQNPQLPRLCDLFTTGEDFDDDL; this is encoded by the exons ATGCTTCCCTCCACACTCGCATTTGCCCAG GGACAGGCTGGCTTGACATGGAAGGTGAAGCAAGGCAGCAGCCCCTGCCTCCGGGAGAACGCTGCCGACTGCGGCGCCAGGGAGCCGAGGGGTCCTGGGAAGGAGCTATGGAGTCCTGCCCAGCAGGTCACCGCCACCTCCTCTAAATGGGCGCGATTTGTCCTGTCACCTAGAAACAGTTCACATGTGGACAGAGAGCAGCCAACGCCTCTTCAGAGGGATCCTGGGCCAGCTGCTCCAGCACAGGCTAAGCAGGGGACCCCCGGGACCCCCAGAGCACAGGCCTCAAGGGAAGGCCTCAGCAGGCCCACTGACGCTGTCCAGCTTCCTCGGGCCACACACCCCACCACATCCGGGCCTGAGAGGCCCTGCGGGAAGACCTCATGGGACGCAAGGACTCCCTGGGCAGAGGGTGGGCCCCTGGTCCAGGAGCCACAGAATCCCCAACTCCCACGACTGTGTGACCTCTTTACAACTGGTGAAGACTTTGATGATGATCTGTGA